A DNA window from Stenotrophomonas sp. 57 contains the following coding sequences:
- the ribH gene encoding 6,7-dimethyl-8-ribityllumazine synthase, giving the protein MSHYEGDLRTPESARFAILASRWNARITDTLVAGARQSLAGNGIAEANIDVIRVPGAWELPLVAARLAAAHEHAAILTLGCVIRGDTRHYEHVADRCAEGLMRVQLDFGVPVLNGVLAVERVEDAEARAGGSHGNKGEEVALAALEMVNLLEQLP; this is encoded by the coding sequence ATGAGCCACTACGAAGGCGATCTTCGCACTCCCGAATCGGCGCGCTTCGCCATCCTGGCCAGCCGCTGGAACGCCCGCATCACCGATACGCTGGTCGCTGGCGCCCGCCAGAGCCTGGCCGGCAATGGCATTGCCGAAGCCAACATCGACGTGATCCGCGTGCCGGGTGCCTGGGAACTGCCGCTGGTCGCCGCGCGCCTGGCCGCCGCCCACGAGCACGCCGCCATCCTCACCCTGGGCTGCGTCATCCGTGGCGACACCCGCCACTACGAACACGTGGCCGACCGCTGCGCCGAAGGCTTGATGCGCGTGCAGCTGGATTTCGGCGTGCCGGTGCTGAACGGCGTGCTGGCGGTGGAACGTGTTGAAGACGCCGAGGCCCGCGCAGGCGGCAGCCACGGCAACAAGGGCGAGGAAGTCGCACTCGCCGCATTGGAAATGGTCAATCTTCTGGAGCAGCTGCCATGA